A genomic window from Bradyrhizobium lupini includes:
- a CDS encoding HU family DNA-binding protein, translating to MAKKDSTKKPAAPATITLKHLAADIAESQDLSKKRAEAVLTDMVELITKHLKKGDRVRIVGLGILQVRKRAARTGRNPATGEPIHIKATKKVAFRPVKELKEAI from the coding sequence ATGGCTAAGAAGGATTCCACGAAGAAGCCTGCCGCGCCCGCCACCATCACGCTCAAGCACCTCGCCGCCGACATTGCGGAGAGCCAGGACCTGTCGAAGAAGCGCGCCGAGGCCGTTCTGACCGACATGGTCGAACTCATCACCAAGCACCTGAAGAAGGGCGACCGCGTCCGCATCGTCGGCCTTGGCATCCTCCAGGTCCGCAAGCGCGCCGCCCGCACCGGCCGCAATCCCGCCACGGGCGAGCCGATCCACATCAAAGCCACCAAGAAGGTCGCCTTCCGCCCCGTCAAGGAACTAAAAGAGGCGATCTGA
- a CDS encoding MFS transporter gives MVDVTSQMSVQTAATAKPSARRYYVLGLLTIIYALNFLDRTIFNVLIEPIKKEFQLSDTMMGLLAGFGFALFYSLLGIPIARVADRLNRRNIVAAAFAFWSAMTALCGAASSVTSLALARIGVGIGESAGSPASQSIVADLFAKNERPRALGIYAVGTYLGVFLGYFVGGYVNQHYGWRMAFYVAGLPGILLAVVLWLTISEPKRGAMQENFVPEPLRPTLRFLASQRSFIIVLIGFCLTTYTNYATAAWIPPFLARVHHLSSAEIGTYAGTFKGLAGMAGTLLGGFVVAQISRRDDRWKLWAPAITSGLAGPVFALCMLTQDFALMVATLALTSFLVGFHLGPIFAIAQTVAKPSMRALASALIALTATCFGQGLGPLAVGVVNDALKGAYGADAVRYSLLSAAVTTTLGALLFVWAARSIRDDIGRAAA, from the coding sequence ATGGTCGATGTGACGTCACAAATGTCGGTGCAAACGGCCGCGACGGCAAAACCCTCGGCGCGGCGCTATTACGTGCTAGGCCTGCTTACGATCATCTACGCGCTGAACTTCCTCGACCGCACGATCTTCAACGTGCTGATCGAGCCGATCAAGAAGGAGTTTCAGCTCAGCGATACCATGATGGGCCTGCTCGCGGGCTTCGGCTTCGCGCTGTTCTACTCCCTGCTCGGCATCCCCATCGCGCGCGTCGCCGACCGGCTCAACCGGCGCAACATCGTCGCCGCCGCCTTCGCGTTCTGGAGCGCGATGACGGCGTTGTGCGGCGCCGCTTCGAGCGTCACCTCGTTGGCGCTGGCGAGGATCGGCGTCGGCATCGGCGAATCCGCAGGCTCGCCCGCCTCGCAATCGATCGTGGCCGACCTCTTCGCCAAGAACGAGCGTCCGCGCGCGCTCGGCATCTACGCCGTCGGCACCTATCTCGGCGTATTCCTCGGCTATTTCGTGGGCGGGTACGTCAACCAGCACTATGGCTGGCGGATGGCGTTCTACGTTGCGGGCCTGCCCGGCATCCTGCTTGCTGTTGTCCTGTGGCTGACGATCTCCGAGCCGAAGCGCGGCGCCATGCAGGAGAATTTCGTGCCCGAGCCGCTCCGGCCGACGCTGCGCTTCCTGGCCTCGCAGCGAAGCTTCATCATCGTGCTGATCGGCTTCTGTCTCACCACTTACACGAACTATGCGACCGCGGCGTGGATCCCGCCGTTCCTGGCGCGTGTGCACCATCTGTCGAGCGCGGAGATCGGCACCTATGCCGGCACCTTCAAGGGTCTCGCCGGCATGGCCGGCACCCTGCTCGGCGGCTTCGTGGTGGCGCAGATCAGCCGCCGCGACGACCGCTGGAAGCTGTGGGCGCCCGCCATCACCTCGGGCCTTGCCGGCCCGGTGTTCGCGCTGTGCATGCTGACGCAGGACTTTGCGCTGATGGTGGCCACGCTGGCGCTGACCTCGTTCCTGGTCGGCTTCCATCTCGGACCGATCTTCGCGATCGCGCAGACGGTCGCCAAGCCGAGCATGCGGGCGCTGGCCTCCGCCCTGATCGCGCTCACTGCCACCTGCTTCGGCCAGGGCCTCGGCCCGCTCGCCGTGGGCGTGGTCAACGATGCCCTGAAGGGCGCTTACGGCGCCGACGCGGTGCGCTATTCCCTGCTCTCGGCGGCGGTCACGACCACGCTGGGGGCACTCCTGTTCGTCTGGGCGGCGCGCTCGATCCGGGACGATATCGGCCGGGCGGCCGCCTGA
- a CDS encoding MarR family winged helix-turn-helix transcriptional regulator: protein MSQTSGRDGRTSSDADESQSLAPITVMLSSRLMVLANLLKRGAILRYKRLAGLSSVEFGLVASLGRRPPMSVARLAEAVGQDKGQISRALAELVSRKLIAKSANPKDSREVLVSLTATGLAAHDAIVAGAQERNRRLREHLSEAEFETLLQQVDQLTAIAAEMLESEKISR, encoded by the coding sequence ATGAGCCAGACATCAGGCAGGGACGGGCGCACATCGTCCGATGCGGACGAAAGTCAGTCGCTGGCGCCGATCACCGTCATGCTGTCGTCGCGGCTGATGGTGCTGGCCAATTTGCTCAAGCGCGGCGCCATCCTGCGCTACAAGCGTCTCGCCGGATTGTCATCGGTCGAGTTCGGCCTGGTCGCCTCGCTTGGCCGGCGGCCGCCGATGAGCGTGGCGCGGCTCGCGGAAGCCGTCGGCCAGGACAAGGGGCAGATCAGCCGCGCGCTTGCGGAACTCGTGTCGCGCAAGCTGATCGCGAAATCGGCGAACCCGAAGGATAGCCGCGAGGTGCTGGTCTCGCTGACCGCAACGGGCCTCGCGGCGCACGATGCGATCGTCGCCGGTGCGCAGGAGCGCAATCGGCGTTTGCGCGAACATCTGAGCGAAGCCGAGTTCGAGACGCTGCTGCAGCAGGTCGATCAATTGACGGCAATCGCCGCCGAGATGCTTGAGAGCGAGAAGATTTCGCGCTGA
- the pepT gene encoding peptidase T, with the protein MSSLTFSHTVTERFLRYVTIDTQSDPESPASPSTEKQKDLGRVLAAELREMGVEDAHLDDYGYVYGTIPANTTKKVPVICFCSHMDTSPDVTGNDVKPQMVKNYRGGDITLPGDTSQVIRFAEHPALKNQIGNDIITTDGTTLLGADNKAGVAEIMDAAHFFINNPQVKHGTIKILFTPDEEIGRGVDNVDIKKLGADFGYTMDGESAGSVEDETFSADGATITINGVSAHPGYAKGKMEHAIKIAAAIVERLPREGCSPETTSGKQGFLHPIGIEGALEQATLSFIVRDFTEEGLKEKEILLENIVKDVMKDFPRSTYTFEVREQYRNMKQVIDRHPHILEYAIEAIRRAGLRPMRTAIRGGTDGSRLSFMGLPCPNIFAGEHAFHSRLEWVSRQDMEKAVQTIVHLAMIWEEKA; encoded by the coding sequence ATGTCCTCCCTCACCTTTTCGCATACCGTGACCGAGCGCTTCCTGCGCTACGTCACCATCGACACCCAATCCGATCCGGAATCCCCGGCCTCGCCATCGACCGAGAAACAGAAAGATCTCGGCCGTGTGCTCGCCGCCGAGCTCAGGGAGATGGGCGTCGAGGACGCTCATCTCGATGATTACGGCTACGTCTATGGAACGATCCCGGCGAACACGACCAAGAAGGTGCCCGTGATCTGCTTCTGCTCGCACATGGACACTTCGCCCGACGTCACCGGCAACGACGTCAAGCCGCAGATGGTGAAGAACTATCGCGGCGGCGACATCACGCTGCCGGGCGATACCAGCCAGGTGATCCGCTTCGCCGAGCATCCGGCGCTGAAGAACCAGATCGGCAACGACATCATCACCACCGACGGCACCACGCTGCTCGGTGCCGACAACAAGGCCGGCGTGGCTGAGATCATGGATGCCGCGCATTTCTTCATCAACAACCCGCAAGTGAAGCACGGCACCATCAAGATCCTGTTCACGCCGGACGAGGAGATCGGCCGCGGCGTCGACAATGTCGACATCAAGAAGCTCGGCGCTGATTTCGGCTACACCATGGACGGCGAGAGCGCGGGTAGCGTCGAGGACGAGACCTTCTCGGCGGACGGCGCCACCATCACCATCAACGGCGTCAGCGCCCATCCCGGCTATGCCAAGGGCAAGATGGAGCACGCCATCAAGATCGCCGCCGCCATCGTCGAGCGTCTGCCCCGGGAAGGCTGCTCGCCCGAGACGACATCAGGCAAGCAGGGTTTTCTGCATCCGATCGGGATCGAGGGTGCGCTGGAGCAGGCTACGCTCTCCTTCATTGTGCGCGACTTCACCGAGGAAGGGCTGAAGGAGAAGGAGATCCTGCTCGAGAACATCGTCAAGGACGTGATGAAGGATTTTCCGCGCTCGACTTACACATTCGAGGTGCGGGAGCAGTACCGCAACATGAAGCAGGTTATCGATCGCCACCCGCACATTCTTGAATACGCCATCGAAGCGATCCGCCGCGCCGGCCTGCGCCCGATGCGCACCGCGATCCGCGGCGGCACCGACGGCTCCCGCCTGTCCTTCATGGGACTGCCCTGCCCCAACATCTTCGCCGGCGAGCACGCATTTCACTCCCGGCTCGAATGGGTCAGCCGGCAGGACATGGAGAAGGCGGTGCAGACGATCGTCCATCTCGCCATGATCTGGGAGGAGAAGGCTTAG
- a CDS encoding Rieske 2Fe-2S domain-containing protein, translated as MTITQRDRDLGTAYAMKPAHTRTELTSVMRGTPMGELLRRYWHPVGLIRDATDTPKKVRALGEDLVLFRDKHGRAGLLHARCCHRGTTLYYGKVEEDGIRCCYHGWKFDTEGNCLEQPCEPDGGQFKDKVRQPWYPVEERYGLIFAYLGPAEKRPVLPAYECLETMDDGEFVDADDSSIGGGGPAIIPCNWLQHFENVVDPYHVPVLHGSFSGPQFTNMMASMPEVTFDKTPRGIAVRSIRKQDDGKVFYRVTEAALPTLRVVPNPRVAQFARVESIGWTLPIDDTSFRIYVAGRVKNAGDIGRMRSKFNGKFWWDMTEEEHQRFPGDYEAQVGQGPQTIHSEEHFGQSDRGILMIRRMLSDQLEAMEAGRDPIGISFDASAPPVEFEAGNYIREG; from the coding sequence ATGACCATCACGCAGCGGGATCGCGATCTCGGAACGGCCTATGCGATGAAGCCGGCGCACACCCGCACCGAGCTCACCTCGGTCATGCGCGGCACGCCGATGGGCGAACTGCTCCGCCGCTACTGGCATCCGGTCGGGCTCATCAGAGACGCAACCGACACTCCGAAGAAGGTCCGCGCGCTCGGCGAGGATCTGGTGCTGTTCCGCGACAAGCACGGCCGCGCCGGCCTGCTGCACGCCCGCTGCTGCCACCGCGGCACCACGCTCTATTATGGCAAGGTCGAGGAGGACGGCATCCGCTGCTGTTATCACGGCTGGAAGTTCGACACCGAGGGCAATTGCCTGGAGCAGCCCTGCGAGCCCGATGGCGGCCAGTTCAAGGACAAGGTGCGCCAGCCCTGGTATCCGGTCGAGGAGCGCTACGGGCTCATCTTCGCCTATCTGGGCCCCGCCGAGAAACGCCCGGTGCTGCCGGCCTATGAGTGCCTGGAGACCATGGACGACGGCGAGTTCGTCGACGCCGACGATTCCTCGATCGGCGGCGGTGGTCCCGCGATCATCCCCTGCAACTGGCTCCAGCATTTCGAGAACGTGGTCGATCCCTACCACGTGCCGGTGCTGCACGGCTCGTTCTCGGGTCCGCAATTCACCAACATGATGGCATCGATGCCGGAGGTGACGTTCGACAAGACGCCGCGCGGGATCGCCGTGCGCTCGATCCGCAAGCAGGATGACGGCAAGGTGTTTTACCGCGTCACCGAGGCGGCGCTCCCCACCTTGCGCGTTGTGCCAAACCCGCGCGTGGCGCAATTCGCCCGCGTCGAGTCGATCGGCTGGACGCTGCCGATCGACGACACCTCGTTCCGCATCTACGTCGCCGGCCGCGTCAAGAACGCCGGCGACATCGGTCGCATGCGCTCGAAATTCAACGGCAAATTCTGGTGGGACATGACCGAAGAAGAACATCAGCGATTTCCGGGCGATTACGAAGCCCAGGTCGGCCAAGGACCGCAGACCATCCATTCCGAGGAGCATTTCGGCCAGAGCGACCGCGGCATCCTCATGATCCGACGCATGCTGAGCGACCAGCTCGAGGCGATGGAAGCAGGCCGCGATCCGATCGGAATCTCGTTCGATGCAAGCGCGCCTCCCGTCGAATTCGAAGCGGGGAATTACATCCGCGAAGGCTGA